The following coding sequences are from one Nymphalis io chromosome 5, ilAglIoxx1.1, whole genome shotgun sequence window:
- the LOC126768364 gene encoding basic helix-loop-helix neural transcription factor TAP, which translates to MFGTDFEDYCDFNDSICSNDSGFERSHTDSLVTPVSVTSTPIKHDTIDLGVSMTPNKESHVRRKLFTDEYNYRFPTPIEDVKVFEDFQPLNNTSTPVKSKDKKPKDPNKPKRKYANGKNRVSRCKSPTQILRIKKNRRMKANDRERNRMHMLNEALDRLRCVLPTFPEDTKLTKIETLRFAHNYIFALSQTLESLDNINSGQLPAGELSFNYDKLQNYPIAEKVNKDAFRDMFVPSKSDECSGDGYRSFQGFSKPFANGSNFLQTPEGVLINVGNVTVSVNNKGGNCITSTTGTGFFTHPASFGDDMFQKNCYNETYAANNYNNFDSTLQNSIQSSKEYFNQKNYEIFKNAFENAKNRKSSNTSEYTCNYSPISNQNYSYNEKYNYGNDAYYSQSNLYYNDQRYIGRDFYRSPSIVNAQT; encoded by the coding sequence ATGTTCGGAACTGATTTTGAAGATTACTGCGACTTTAATGACAGTATTTGCAGTAACGATTCTGGTTTTGAAAGATCACATACAGACTCTTTGGTGACGCCTGTTTCTGTCACAAGCACTCCAATAAAACATGATACTATCGATTTAGGCGTGTCTATGACACCAAACAAAGAAAGTCATGTACGAAGAAAGTTGTTTACCGATGAATATAACTATCGTTTTCCCACACCAATTGAAGACGTCAAAGTATTCGAAGACTTCCAACCACTAAACAACACGTCAACGCCAGTGAAATCAAAAGATAAGAAGCCTAAAGATCCGAATAAACCAAAAAGGAAATACGCTAATGGCAAAAACAGAGTATCAAGATGTAAAAGTCCTACACAGATTTtaagaataaagaaaaacagAAGAATGAAAGCCAATGACAGGGAGAGAAATAGGATGCATATGTTAAATGAAGCTCTAGATCGGCTAAGATGTGTTCTGCCCACATTTCCAGAAGATACGAAGCTGACGAAAATAGAAACGCTGCGATTTGCACACAACTATATTTTCGCTTTAAGCCAAACCTTGGAATCGTTGGATAACATAAATTCAGGACAATTACCAGCTGGGGAATTgagttttaattatgataagttACAAAACTATCCTATAGCTGAGAAAGTAAACAAAGACGCATTCAGAGACATGTTTGTTCCCAGCAAAAGTGACGAATGTAGTGGCGATGGATACAGAAGTTTCCAAGGATTTAGCAAACCGTTTGCTAATGGATCGAATTTCCTTCAAACCCCAGAAGGTGTGCTGATAAATGTTGGTAATGTTACCGTCTCTGTAAACAATAAAGGTGGCAATTGTATAACGTCTACAACCGGAACTGGTTTTTTTACACATCCAGCAAGTTTTGGAGACGATATGtttcaaaaaaattgttacaatgAAACTTATGCCgctaacaattataataattttgattcgACACtgcaaaattcaattcaaagttCTAAAGAATATTTCAATCAGAAAAATtacgagatatttaaaaatgcatttgAGAATGCCAAAAATAGAAAGAGTTCTAATACGAGTGAATATACATGTAACTACAGTCCCATTTCTAACCAAAACTACAgttacaatgaaaaatataattacggaAATGACGCATATTATTCTCAAAGTAATTTGTATTACAACGACCAAAGATATATAGGCAGAGATTTTTATAGAAGCCCTAGTATTGTAAACGCgcaaacttaa